The following proteins are co-located in the Camarhynchus parvulus chromosome 17, STF_HiC, whole genome shotgun sequence genome:
- the INPP5E gene encoding phosphatidylinositol polyphosphate 5-phosphatase type IV, which yields MSTPNGFPQHSSVCLTRSMEGGAVQDLQAKKAGKAAKKEAGGDGAPPKIGTPKSETLKLLPEELKANMKIKSITPRPPRKPRLERAASLDEKSWRKWRRFRTSQESLTDPNETSSSNGSLQEASPSPPSRGRASPCNPCCQQESLHSSPDALEASPGGKSRGGASELGKRASEISSAFGGLLRGKGFAGGKPRLSQIMPARPLPPMELNVASHSLRTANRIDADCLDYRHYSQHKFGRVSSSLSDSRLQGNGTLCDACSTDSMKSTFSVLTPIRAKDVRSRSYLEGSLLASGALMGAEELSRYFPNRNMGIFVATWNMQGQKELPVNLDDFLLPTDPDFAQDMYVIGVQEGCPDRREWEIRLQETLGPHYVLLHSAAHGVLYMSVFIRRDLIWFCSEVEYATVTTRIVSQIKTKGALGISFTFFGTSFLFITSHFTSGDSKVNERKLDYNKTIQALTLPKNVPDTNPYRSSSSDVTTRFDEVFWFGDFNFRLNKDRETVDSILNQNPDTDVSKLLVYDQLTSEMSRGSIFKGFQEADIHFRPSYKFDIGKDSYDTTSKQRTPSYTDRVVFRSRYKDDIQAVKYSSCPVIKTSDHRPVFALFRVKVRPGRDNIPLAAGLFDRDLYLIGIRRRATRELLRRREQKDQRSSSICSIS from the exons ATGAGTACTCCAAATGGATTTCCGCAGCACTCAAGCGTGTGTCTTACTCGGAGCATGGAGGGTGGAGCGGTACAGGACCTGCAGgcaaaaaaagctggaaaagcagccaaAAAGGAGGCTGGGGGCGATGGGGCACCTCCGAAAATAGGCACTCCTAAAAGTGAGACCTTAAAACTTCTGCCAGAAGAGCTCAAAGctaatatgaaaattaaatcGATCACTCCAAGGCCCCCGCGGAAGCCCCGGCTGGAACGTGCTGCATCCCTGGATGAAAAGAGCTGGAGGAAGTGGAGACGATTTAGGACAAGCCAGGAAAGTCTGACTGATCCCAACGAGACGAGCTCCTCCAACGGTTCCCTGCAGGAAGCGTcgcccagccctcccagcaggggcagggccagcccctgcaatccctgctgccagcaggaatcCTTGCACAGTTCACCAGACGCCTTGGAAGCCAGCCCCGGGGGGAAGAGCAGGGGAGGCGCCTCGGAGCTGGGCAAACGAGCCTCCGAGATCTCCAGTGCCTTTGGGGGGCTCCTGCGGGGGAAGGGGTTCGCGGGGGGCAAACCCCGGCTGTCCCAAATCATGCCGGCCCGCCCCCTGCCCCCCATGGAGCTCAACGTGGCCTCGCACTCGCTGAGGACAGCTAATAGGATCGACGCGGATTGCCTGGATTACCGACATTATTCTCAGCACAAGTTTGGGAGGgtgagcagcagcctcagcGACTCCCGGCTGCAGGGCAATGGGACTCTCTGTGACGCTTGCTCCACAGACTCCATGAAATCCACCTTCAGCGTGCTCACCCCCATCCGAGCCAAGGATGTTCGCAGCAG GAGCTATTTGGAAGGCAGCCTTCTGGCAAGTGGTGCCTTAATGGGAGCAGAAGAACTCAGCAGATATTTCCCTAATCGGAATATGGGAATCTTTGTGGCCACCTGGAACATGCAGGGGCAGAAG GAACTTCCAGTGAATCTGGATGACTTCTTATTGCCAACAGATCCAGACTTTGCCCAGGACATGTATGTCATTGGGGTTCAAGAAGGCTGTCCAGACAG GAGGGAGTGGGAGATCCGCCTGCAGGAGACGCTGGGCCCGCACTACGTCCTGCTGCACTCGGCTGCGCACGGCGTGCTCTACATGTCCGTCTTCATCCGCAGGGACCTCATCTGGTTCTGCTCGG AAGTGGAGTATGCCACGGTGACAACTCGAATTGTGTCTCAGATCAAAACCAAGGGAGCACTGGGAATCAGCTTCACGTTTTTTGGGACCTCCTTTCTCTTCATCACCTCCCACTTCACAT CTGGGGACAGTAAAGTGAATGAGAGGAAACTGGACTACAATAAAACCATTCAAGCCCTTACACTTCCCAAGAATGTTCCAGACACAAATCCATATCGATCCAGTTCCA GTGATGTCACAACTCGGTTCGATGAAGTTTTCTGGTTTGGGGACTTCAACTTCCGGCTGAACAAGGATCGGGAGACAGTGGATTCCATCCTGAACCAGAACCCGGACACAGACGTGTCCAAGCTCCTGGTGTATGACCAGCTGACCAGCGAGATGAGTCGGG GGTCTATTTTCAAAGGATTCCAAGAGGCTGATATCCATTTCCGTCCTTCCTACAAGTTTGACATAGGAAAGGACAGCTATGACACCACCTCCAAGCAAAGGACTCCCTCCTACACG GACCGGGTCGTGTTCCGCAGCCGCTACAAGGACGACATCCAGGCTGTCAAATactcctcttgtcctgtcatcAAAACCTCAGACCACCGACCTGTGTTTGCCTTGTTTCGTGTCAAAGTGAGGCCTGGCAGAGACAA CAtccccctggctgcagggctcttTGACAGAGATCTGTATTTAATCGGAATAAGGAGGCGGGCCACAAGGGAGCTTCTGAGACGCCGGGAACAAAAGGACCAAAGATCCAGCAGCATATGTAGCATTTCTTGA